The sequence CAGATGTAGGCCAGCAGAAAGGCCGCGGCAAAGGCGGTAAGCAGGGTGCTGAAGTACCACACCAGGCCCACCGCCGCGATCACGGCAACGACGTAGGTCGCCAGCCGCACCCAGGGATTGTTCCACAGGACATTGAGCGGTACGTGTTGGTTCATTGGATCTCGTCCGTCTCGCGGTCGCCGCCGCGCAGGATCAGCAGGCCGCGGATGAAGTACTTTACGCCCGACCAGACGGTCAGCGCCACGGCAACGGTGATCAGCGTCCAGAACAGCGCACGCGCGTAGTCGGTCCCGGGCCAGTCGGCGGCCACCGTGCTCAGGTAGGCCAGCAGGATCGCGCTCGAGGCGGCGTAGAATTGGAAGTTGGTGCAGACCTTGCCGATCCACAACGGATCGATCGGCACCGGGCGTCCGATCTTTCGCAGGTAGACGATCCCGCCGGTGATCATCAGGTCGCGGGCCACGATCACCAGCGCGATCCACAACGGGATCAGCGGCCGCGCGTTCTCCTCAAGCGGCACCAGCGCCAGCGGCAGGAACGCTCCGAGCTGGGTCAGCTTGTCGGCCAATGGATCGAGGTTGGCGCCGAAATCGGTGCGGCTGTCCAGCAGCCGGGCCAGCAGTCCGTCGAACAGGTCGCTGACCGCCATCGCCACGAACAGCCAGAAGGCGATCTCGTACGAGCGGCGGCACAGCAGCACCACCAGCAGCGGCACGGATGCGGCGCGCGCCACGGTCAGCGCGTTGGGCAGGTTGAAATTCCCCCGCTGCGAGCCGTTGACCGCACTCACCAACTTCTATCCCTCAATGTCTCACCAGCCGTCTGCATAAAGAATTAATTAGATCGCCCCCTTGCGTTGCGTGTCAAGGATCGACGGAATCGGCCGCAGTCACGGCATGGACGGACTCGACGGGCAACGAGGGCGGACCCCAGACCGGACGGTAGTGGATCGCGTCGACCGGGCAGACGCGCAAGCAACGCATACACGAGAAGCAATCCGCGGGCAGCAGGCGTTTGTCCAGCCGGTCCTTGGCCGCGCTCAAGGGGCAGGCCTTTTCGCAGGCGCGGCAGTCGATACAACGCTCGAAGTCGATCCTGACCCTGGTCAGGCTCAGCCGCTCGACGACCCACGATATCAGGCCGAAGGGGCAGATCAACCGACAGAACGGCCGGTAGAAAAACAGGCTCAGCACCAAATAGAGCGCGGCGAAGCCGATTATCAGCATGTCGCTGAAATCGAGGTTGAAAAGATTGAACGGGTTGAGCTTGTGATAGATCACGTAGCCCTTACGGCCGATCACGCCGTAGAGCAACAACAGGAAGACCACGAACAGCAGCACGCGCAGGCCGTTGGTCAGCCAAAACGGCATCCGCCGACGCTTGATTTTGCGCGCCAGCGGCAGCATGTAGATCAATTCCTGCAGCGACCCGAAGGGGCAGGCCCAGCCGCAGACCGCCTTGTTGGCCACGATTGCCAGGGCGAGAAAGAAGG is a genomic window of Candidatus Alcyoniella australis containing:
- a CDS encoding CDP-alcohol phosphatidyltransferase family protein gives rise to the protein MSAVNGSQRGNFNLPNALTVARAASVPLLVVLLCRRSYEIAFWLFVAMAVSDLFDGLLARLLDSRTDFGANLDPLADKLTQLGAFLPLALVPLEENARPLIPLWIALVIVARDLMITGGIVYLRKIGRPVPIDPLWIGKVCTNFQFYAASSAILLAYLSTVAADWPGTDYARALFWTLITVAVALTVWSGVKYFIRGLLILRGGDRETDEIQ
- a CDS encoding 4Fe-4S binding protein — translated: MKRTIVVLLIAIALCSPLAAIAQEPQQIDTSMTIRQVIGALKAQHPGLAITGQALAHELELAVDVDKNTPLDELGVNQQQLEAQVAHLLGHEESGAQYLKYPLYVLLVMIAMAYLLKLGIPRNADPKQRRSYYPQWVYVAVLIFSVLVLGFALGKSPNPMEGAVKVFKSSVGLYESFWVKFGLASFFLALAIVANKAVCGWACPFGSLQELIYMLPLARKIKRRRMPFWLTNGLRVLLFVVFLLLLYGVIGRKGYVIYHKLNPFNLFNLDFSDMLIIGFAALYLVLSLFFYRPFCRLICPFGLISWVVERLSLTRVRIDFERCIDCRACEKACPLSAAKDRLDKRLLPADCFSCMRCLRVCPVDAIHYRPVWGPPSLPVESVHAVTAADSVDP